Genomic segment of Lepus europaeus isolate LE1 chromosome 6, mLepTim1.pri, whole genome shotgun sequence:
tgggctgtcttgtgctgcttttcccagcctttTAACAGGGAGCCacattgaagtggagcagctgggactcaaaccaatgcccatattggatgctggctttgcaggcggtagctttacctactgtgccaccatgTCAGCCCCTCAACTAGCATCTCAATCCCTAGGCCTAACACCAAACCCCTCTTTTTCCTTAGGATTAGatattggcattttaaaaaaccaaTCTTTACTAAGATCCTTTTGACCCTTTaatgttatttaatttacttaatgTTACTTAATCCCTATATCCAATTATTTCCTCCCTCTGAATGTAAAAAGTCAATGATTTTTAAAGCGTGCACACAGAAAAGATGGACGCATAAGGAGGATGATAAATGCACTAAACGTTTGCTCAGGGCAATTTCTAATTTTGTGTCTCTTCCCCTTGCTCCCCATAGCACTCGTTTTAATGTTtctaccattcattcattcattcattcagtagttATTGAGCATTCTTGCCAGGCACCATGGTAAGTCATGGAAAGTAACGATGTTGACATTTGAATGCTGTCTCACAGCTTACAGATCGTTTTCACATACATTAAATTCATTCAGTCCTCAGAGGCATTCACTTCATTTTGCCCCAGATAGTCCTCCTCTTGAACTTCATGTTTCTTACTGTCTGTTCTTCATTCCTTTCCTCAAGTCTTCAATGTGTAGGATATGGACTAAGTGCATTGGTGAGGGGTGGGCTGGCTGGAACAGAAGTtgcagggggggggggaagaggagaTGTTACCAATGTCCTACACTTTGGCATCAAAGGACAAAGTACTTGAAAAACACAGTTTCTTATTTGAAGAAAGACAACAAATTACTTGAAAGGGACCAATGATCTTGAATTTATCCAGTAGAAACTGGCTAGAGACTAAATACTGGTTATTGGTTTTCCAAATCCTTCCCTGCCCCTTCCAATTCAGCGTATTTAACATAGTGGAAATCCTAAAGAGTTAGAactcccttttcctcctccttaaACACTCAAGCCTGCAAGTCCTAGCATCAAAGTCCCCCAATTACATTTCTTCTTGAATTTCATGATACCGTCCTAGATGCAaaaaacagaacacacaaaaTTAACCAGAAAATTGTTACTTGCATCTCAGATTTTCACTGTTTTATTCCCGTGTGTCTCATGTGCAACCTGGCTTCTGTAGTCGACTGGTTTGTGGTGGGTGTTACAACAAAAGGCAGGCACTGGCAGTAGTGTGCTGTTGTGTATAAGTGTGTAGTATCTCTCATAGTGAGTTTACACTCAAATGATCACTGTAAGAGTACCGTGGAGAGCCGCAGGATACGAGCAGATAACAATACACGAACTTCTACTGTGAGGCACACTGAGCTCATTCCTGACCCGTGCGTTTTAAACTTGATTGTCCTTCTGCGTGGAATGCTCATTCTCCACAACTTTCCATGGacttatttataaatatctacataagtatctatgtatttattaaatttcCTTCACAGAATTGTAAGCACCAAGAGGGCAGCAGTTGTTTTTTGATCGTGCTGCCTAGAACATAGTAGTAGCTCCTGAAAATACTGctggaataaatgaatgagcaaCGGACTCCTATCCAATGCCTGTGGTATGCCAGCTCTATTCTAGGCACTAGGGTTATAGCAATGAATCAAGCAGAACAAAGTCTTGGAATACTTGGAATTGCTCTGAGCAGAGTGACCATCTTATGGGGGTTTCAGCAGGGCCCCTCTTTGTGTTGGGGGTGGTAAAAGGCCATAGGGGGCTGCTGTGGAAGCAGTTAGGAAACCCAGCCAATAATCCAAGCAGGAGGTGCAGGAGGTTGTGTTGGCTTGGTACAAGCTGGTCACCAGGTGGTGGTGGAACCTGTAGGTAGCATGGAAGTACTGTGATGTATATGTGATAGGATTTGCTGAGACAATGCACAAAGGTATTGATGCCAGAATATGAGCCAAACTGACCCAACACagcaggccttttttttttttttttcaggatttgcAGAAAAAAGACTGGTTTTGTCAGGGCTGTGGCACTTACACAACATATAGCACAATTACCTCTAAAATCAGCACTGGAACTTAGCACTTTTGTGTCATCTATTATTTATCCCaaagaacaaaacaagaaaagagtGGTGAAATATATTTGGTATTAAAATCTGTCCTTGCAATTGAGCGAGCCAGTCTGGGGCTTGATCTGATTTCAGCACACTGACGCGAGCACCATAATTGCTCAGCAGACATAAACATTTCGAAACGAAAATGACAGTTATCCGTGACGAGACTGTAAAGCCCGCTGGGTAGTTAAGAGAAAGGGTAAACATTTAAGAAGGAAGATCTTGGCCGCCTTGTCCTGATGGATGGCCTGCACCTCAAACTGATCAGACAGCTTCTCGGACCCCTGACTCTGCCTGTTGGGCTACGCGGGAAATGCCCCGGAGATTATTCAACCTTGGAGTCTCCTCTCCCTGGAAGCGGCAAACAGCAGGTGCCCAGCGAACATTCGCTGACCCTGACCCGTGTCGTCTTATCTTCCTCTGGCTTCTCCTTGGCTTCCCGACACGCTCAGGTGCACGTATATATTTGTTTGTGTACAAAGTCATAAATACATTCCGGACTTGTGGGGCGGTAGGAAGCGCGTGTGCAGGCAGCGGTCTGGAGACTACCCTCTTGGGAAGCCAGGGAAGGCTTCCCGGGGGAGGTGGCATGTGGGCTGCTATCTGTCTAGTAACAAGAGTTGGGGAGCCAGACAGGATCTAAAAGATGCTGTCCCATCTACAAAAATCCATCCCTCGGGAAAATTGGGGAAGGGCTGAAGGGAATGACGGGGACATGGAGGAGAGCGGGGGGCCCAAGGATCTCTGGCAGGATCCACACGTGGGAGTGATCAGGCAGACACTGGGATTTCTTGCATCATTTGCAATGTCAGGTATGGGCTCATGGCCTTACAACACCCCCTTCCTTCAGTCTGGTCTGGACAGCGCTGCGGGGAGGGATGGCGGTTGCATCGGCAGCCCCCACATCACACCCTTTGCCCAGCCAAGTCCCTGGTGCTGTAATAGCTCACAGCTTCCTACTTTGAGATTCCCTGACCAGCGCCTCTGGCGTTGCACCCAGAGCTTGAACTCGGGGAGAGAGTCCTGCACAGGACACTGAGTGAACCTTTGGTGTCCAAGGCTCGTTTTGAGGCCACCGTGCACACAGTGTGGCTCCTTCCGGGTTGGGcagccttctctgtgtctccagaTTTTTTGTTTCTAGAACTAccatagcccgggaaggcagcgccCGGGTTGCGCGGTTTGGGTGGGCCCATTCCGGGGGCGGCAGGGCTGGAGGTGGCCCTTCACTTCCAGTCCCAGGGCTGGGAGCGCCAGAAAGTTGGCGTCCTCTGCCGGAGTCCTCGGTGCAGGCCGGGGTTGGAGGGAATCAGAGTGGTCACTGCTGTCTTGCGACGCAGGCAGTCGTGAGCTCTTTGCGCTTCGGGAGAAGGGAGAAAGTCGGGCGAAAGCACAGCGCCGGCATGGGAGGGAGCCGGGCGTGTGGTGGGCAGGGAGTGAGGTCTCCCCTGGGTGCGCCTGAACCAGGGTGGAGCCAGCAGCATAGCCGCGGCCCCGCGTCAGCGTTTAAGATGCAAATGGATCCCGAAAGCACGCCCCACCCTCCCGCCGGGGGAGCCTGGCTCCACCGCTCAGCAGCCGCCCACGCCTCCTGCGCGCCACGGCGCCCTAGCGGGCGTCTCTACTTAAGCTGCGCGCGGGCTGCGACCTGGCACTCGCCTGGAGCTCGCGGGCGAGGTAGCCGGAGCGCGGCGGAGCTCCCGCAGCTCACAGCGGGGCGTGCTAGCTGCACTTGGCTCCGTGCGGCTCGGGCGGAGGGCTGAGCGCGCGTCCCGGGCAGGGGCTCCGGGGAAAGCGGCTGCCGCTTTCGAGTGCAGCCCGGCTCCCTGCCACTGCCCCAGCCGGGCCACCTCTTTGCCATGGCTCTGGCGGACAGCACGCGAGGATTACCCaacgggggcggcggcgggggcggcagcGGCTCCTCATCGTCGTCCGCCGAGCCGCCGCTCTTCCCCGATATCGTGGAGCTGAACGTGGGGGGCCAGGTGTATGTGACCCGGCGCTGCACGGTGGTGTCGGTGCCGGACTCGCTGCTCTGGCGGATGTTCACGCAGCAGCAGCCGCAGGAGCTGGCCCGGGACAGCAAAGGCCGCTTCTTTCTGGACCGGGACGGCTTCCTCTTCCGCTACATCCTGGATTACCTGCGGGACTTGCAGCTCGTGCTGCCCGACTACTTCCCGGAGCGCAGCCGACTGCAGCGGGAGGCCGAGTACTTCGAGCTGCCCGAGCTCGTGCGCCGCCTCGGGGCGCCCCAGCAGCCCGGCCCGGGGCCGCCGCCACCGCACTCGCGGCGCGGGGTGCCCAAGGAGGGCTCGCTGGGCGATgagctgctggccctgggctACGCGGAGCCCGAGCAGCAGGAGGGCGCCTCGGCCGGGGCGCCGTCGCCCACGCTGGAGCCGGCCAGCCGCAGCCCGTCCGGGGGCGCGGCGGGCCCGCTGCTCACGCCGTCCCAGTCGCTGGACGGCAGCCGGCGCTCGGGCTACATCACCATCGGCTACCGCGGCTCCTACACCATCGGGCGGGACGCGCAGGCAGATGCCAAGTTCCGGCGGGTGGCGCGCATCACCGTGTGCGGCAAGACGTCCCTGGCCAAGGAGGTGTTCGGGGACACCCTGAACGAGAGCCGGGACCCTGACCGGCCACCGGAGCGCTACACCTCGCGTTATTACCTCAAGTTCAACTTCCTGGAGCAGGCCTTCGACAAGCTGTCTGAGTCTGGCTTCCACATGGTGGCCTGCAGTTCCACCGGTACCTGCGCCTTTGCCGGCAGCACCGACCAGAGCGAAGACAAGATCTGGACCAGCTACACCGAGTACGTCTTCTGCAGGGAGTGAGCTCCCGGGACCCCTCGCTGCTCCggcgcccgcccccacccctcggcGGGAGAGGATCAGAGACCGCTCCCCACCCCTAACCTTTGCCCTGTCTCCCTTTGCCCCGAGGTCCCCAATCCCCGGTCCCGGTCCGGCCCCAGACCGTTCCGCCGccgactccccctccccccttcagaATCTGCAGCGGAAAATCCATCCTCTGGGCTTTTCTTCGGACTCGGCTAACCCAGGGGGCCCAGGCTTGtcccagtccccacccccacccccacccaatgCTTCCTCTTTTTACTGCCTCAAACCTCTCCTCCCCCAGATTGTACTTCAATCTGGATCCACCGGGCCAGTGTGGTCACCAAGTCGGCACGAacggggggggtggggtggggaggcggggagaaCCGAGGTGTTGGGAACCCGTTCGGACTGTGCAGTGCTGCGAAGATTCCTGGAGATCGCGAGCCCTTCTGACGCCTGTGTGGTGTGAGGGCGCAGAATGGTGACCCCGCCTGGGGAGAGAGTTGGTGTCTTAACAGCTCACTGCCATCTCTGACCCTCGGTGAAGCCGGATTGAGGGCGTCGCTGAGGCACTTCGGCTGTACGGAGTGAGGTTTTGAAAAGCTGCAGGTGTAGACGTAGGAGCACCTGGTGCTCACATGGTCAAGGGTCCTGTCTTTTCCCTACGGGATACAGGGTCTTGAAACTTGGAGAGCGTGGATCCTCCTGCCTGGCGAGGCGCCCTTTCAGTGCCAGGAGCCCTTGGTTCCCTGGGGTGACTTGGGAGCCCTTGGGGGCAAGAGGGAGAAGGGGTGTTGGTCTCCTAAGAATTAGAACCGTGCGGGCCTCCGCTCCGTGGGGAGTGGTTACCTGGAAGCGATTGTACACGCGACCGGGCCAGGAGACGCTCGTGGGCATTAGCAGAACTGTATTCTTGCAGTGAATGGCAATAGGACCTGTCTTAGAGCTAGgactttgggggtggggtggggaggtaggagaagagggtgggaagggagggaCAGATAGATactcttattatttgaaagttagaagttTTAATCATCCATTTGAATACGTGCATATTTGAAACTACCGAATGGTAAAATGCAAACACAGCTAAGCATTTCGTGAAGATTAGTAATAGACCTGCTCTTAACTGCAGTTTATTTAACTGTTTTTAGTCCTAAACTTAGAAGTTGCTACTAGGTATCTAATCTAACCAAAGAGTTACCCAGTAGGGTTTTAGTTTTTGAACTTTTAATTTCCTTGTGGTTATCAATCTTGATTTTAGAATCTATTTACTTGAGCAAAGGGAGTTTGCTCTTGGCTTCTTAGACTTCAGATCTCGTTAAAAATCCTCATTTTCTTCAAAGCCAGTGAACCTTGACTGCGGGGCAAACCTGAGAATGCCACTTTCCCCCCATGCAGTTTGTTTGAAGTTCAAGTGGAATCTTTTCAAGTGACAGAGCTGCTGAGAAGTAGGAGCACCAGGGGCTACCCATCTGTAGATAGCTGTAAAATGAGATTTCTAAAATGAAGGCAAATAACTACTTAACAGCGAGCTGAGCAATAAAATGGTGTTTGAGGTAAACTGTAACAAACAGAAGGAGACCTGGTTGCCTTATCCCCTTCTTCCCACGTGGACGCGGTCCCCAGTGCATACTCTGTGTACACGTGAGTGAGTGAAGGGAGACAGATCCTTGTCATGCTTTGGGCTGTGAGGTGTTCTTCAGTTACTCTGAGCACAGAGAAGCCCTTTCGTTTGTTtcggcacctttctctgaagtatctttttaaagattttgtaagAAGTCCTTCTCAGTGTTCagtgctatttttcttttcttttttttttatgagtctTGTACTGTATCTTACTGTGTTCATAATGGATGTTAAGAATGGGAACAGTTTTGTTCTTAGACTCATCTGTCCCAACTTACGTATACCATATCTGAACATTTAGTTTTTTGATTCATTTACTGATGTTATCAAATTGCCTATGCCCAGTAACTTGCATCAGATGATGTATATTCTAAAGAAACATGTTTTGATGCATTTCCTTATGTCCTTGTTTATGAgtgattgagttaggaaaaaatatataattgcaaAACTGAGTTTACtccatgctatttttttttttttttttggtctggggGGATATTAGTTGTACACTGATTTAGTGTTGATTAGCTGCCTACTTAAAAGCAAGGTACCTGTATTTTTAATCcactagtttttcttttttgaattgaGAAAGATTTGAGATCTTTTATTAGAGTTCCATTTTTAGAAAAGTTGTTTTCCATATGAAGACTGTAGTTGAGAGGGAAATGGAAGCAGAAATCCAGGAAATGGCGTTTGATCATGTGGTGAGTTTAGTCTCAGACACAGTAATGCAAGAGAGCTAACCCTGTTTCAAGTCTCAAATGATTGAGAATTGCCACCCACTTGGCCAGAGGTGAGTGTCAGAGATTTCTCCAACATGTATGACATCCTGTTAGATTgctcaacaaaaaacaaatgattgTGAACATTTTAGGACAGATTGAGTCCACTAACAGATGGCACCACTCACTGATTCTAATTTCTCTCGTCAAATCTTCACAAGTCTAGGAGTCAGGAGAAGCTACTAACGTTTTATCTCTGCCACCCAGGTCTTCAGAATTCATCCTCTAAAACTTTGAGTTAAACTACTGTACTTTCTTGTACGTAGGCATCTTAACCCTCAACCCACCACATCCTTACTGTCCTGTACCCCTACATTGCTTAAAAGATTGAAAACTTCTTGATTATATACAGTCAACTTACCCCGTTTTCTGTGGG
This window contains:
- the KCTD12 gene encoding BTB/POZ domain-containing protein KCTD12 — its product is MALADSTRGLPNGGGGGGGSGSSSSSAEPPLFPDIVELNVGGQVYVTRRCTVVSVPDSLLWRMFTQQQPQELARDSKGRFFLDRDGFLFRYILDYLRDLQLVLPDYFPERSRLQREAEYFELPELVRRLGAPQQPGPGPPPPHSRRGVPKEGSLGDELLALGYAEPEQQEGASAGAPSPTLEPASRSPSGGAAGPLLTPSQSLDGSRRSGYITIGYRGSYTIGRDAQADAKFRRVARITVCGKTSLAKEVFGDTLNESRDPDRPPERYTSRYYLKFNFLEQAFDKLSESGFHMVACSSTGTCAFAGSTDQSEDKIWTSYTEYVFCRE